The genomic DNA ACAGAGCCAAGAGAACATATTGTGTGGCCAACCGTTGCAACTCAATGTCGCAGTCATTGAAAGAGACACTCGGCAGTTATCCAGGGGACTAAAAGAGTCTCGTCTCGGCTCAGAGCTTTCGCCTATTTGCCGGCATATACCACAACTTGATGTCGTCATTATGTTGTGAAGACATTCGGAAAGTTGGCTTGGCATTTCAGGGGTAAGTCGTTTTTGTGGCAGCCATTACCCGATCTGTGTTGGCAAGGTGAGTCTGCAAATGGCGGTGCAGGTAGCAAATTTAACCTTTTATAACAGCTTCAAAACCGCGCCTATCTTGATGCTATCTCCAATCGCCAAACAGGGGTACGTATAGTTTAACCGCCAGTCCAGCGCTTGGATCGCCAACCTTTCTGCATTGTACCTGTGAATCGCAATCACCTTTGGTTGAAGTCTTATCAGCATAGTCATAGATGCGGGTTTCTGTACATAGgctgggaaagggaaaggcaGACACGGCAGGATCAACCGGGGCAACAATAATGTCTGGGCATATAAGAGAAGAAGTGAACGATGGATGAGTACTCGTCACCAGCGCTCCCATCTTTGCCATCGAATCCTTCTAGCCCAGGATGAAATTCCTTGCCGTTTTCAACCTTGCTTTGCTGTGTGGACAGAGCGTGGCCTCGGTCCATTGCACGGTTGTGAAGCCTGATCTCGTGAAGCGAATGTGCGCGTTTGACAACTGCCCTTCGATCGGCCATGTCAAACGCGGGCAACTTGTACATGCCGCATGTTTAGCTGACTGCAGCACTGTGGATAAGTGAGTTTGTCTCAGGTCCCAAACATAGTCATCGGTGCTGACCCTAAGCTGGAGTCCATGGGTCAAGCTGTTTGACGATACCTTTATCCAAGCAAGGAAGCAATATCTCGAACACTGTCACACATTTGGCAAGGATGCTTTCATAAAAGGTAAGCTTGACTTTTACAAACTCGAGCTTCAACTTGCAGCTAACAGCGGCCAAGACCTTCCCCCTTGTCATGTGGTAGACAAAAGGTCCAAAACAGATTGCGCATTCCTGTCGAGCTCTCCTCAATTACATTCACGACCTGGCAAACTTGGTTCAGGACTTCTCAAGCTCCTGAAAAGAGATACGGGCAACAGTCTCGAGTATGTGTCAGGGCCGATCGcatcacacaacacaacTCTTCCTGATAACGTAGGCAACTCGACGACTGTTTCCGCCAATTCAACCGTTTCTGCGAATTCGACGATTCACCTTGGCAACAATGCAACCAATCCATTCTTTAAAAAGTGGTACAAGCGTCATGCCATCCGATCTCCTCAGGTCTTTACTACGATAACCCTGCCTATACCAACCCCAACTCTCACAATTCCAATCACCACGCCAACTCTCTCATTGCCaatcccaacctcaacagtCTCGATATCAATCCCGTTCCCGACAACCACGGCACCTAGTCTGCCTCTCCCTACCGGTATACTTTCGCGTCGCCATGATCAACAAAAGGTTGACTTTGCCTTCTTTCCCAACTCTACCATCCCGCTTGGCAATGTTACAAAGCCTCATGTTCCTAAAAGATCGCTTGTGGCTCTTCCTTTTAACGCTTAGACGGTGGTTGCTCAGCCTTGCTCTCGATTGTCTACTTTAGGTTTCTCTCTGTCTTTACCAATATCTGTATTGGAAAATCTTCTGATAGTTCGCCCTCGTTGATCTTACGCTCTTTCAAGCATCATACGTTGCTCAGCTACTTGTAGGTAGTCTTTGGTCTGCTCTAGGAACCCAATTTTACCCCGACTTTGCCTTGCTCTCTGCAAGAACCTTCTCGACTACTTGCAAGTCTTCTCTCAGACTGGTACAGAATCCACCCTCGGGGTCTGAAAAAATCTCGGCAAAGTACAATGCAGCCTCTCCGTACTTTTTCGCGCTCTCCGGGTCCCCTTTATCATAGTATAACTTCATGAAAACCTGGTAGTATTCCCCAATCTTAGTAATAAGCCTTTCCACCTGTGCCAGCTCGATGAACTCTCGGGTCCAATCTACCAAAGCGTCATATTGGGTCTCCGAGTCCTGCATGGCATAAAACAGTTCCATCAGCCGCTCGCGACGAGAGTCGGACGCGTCTCTGGCCTCGGTCGGGGCCGTGCAAAGTGCACAGGTGCAGTTGAAATGCCAGTTGCCCAGCGATTTGGCACGGTATGACGTGGGCATGCCCAGCGGGATATCTGTGTATGTCAGAGAGCAGTACTTGAGGGCGTCCGGATGAAGTTCTGGAAACCTTACAGCTAATGGTGATCTCTTCTCCCGGCATGATATCTCTCGTTGCGACCGCCGACATGACCAAATCGTTGGAGGTGAAGCGTGGAAAGGCACTAGAACAATCAGCCACTCTTGACTTCTCTGAAAAATGGTGGCTCCGAGACCTACTTGGGATCACAAGCGTGGTTCATCCTCTTGTTCTGTCAGTCACTCTTCGCGTGTGGAAAATAGGAAGACATGAGACAAACCGCAATCTCGGGATACAGCCCTTTGCAATCACGACCGTTGACTGTCATGCCAAAGGCATTGGTCCGGATCACATCTTCCAGCACATGCATTTCGCCCTTTCTGCTCCTCGCCAGATTCAAAACCCGTTGTTTGTCCCCCAGTTGCTCCAACGCTCGCTGGTAATATTTTCTACCTTTTACAAAACCTCTTGCTCTCACAGATTCTCCTGCTGGTGTGGCCTTGCGCGTGCCTCCCTCTGTCACCTTGAATTTGACACCTGcttcgccctcctcttccccggGGAAGAAAGCGTTATCCGCAATCACGGCAGGAAAAGCGCGCATGATGGTTTCAAACCGGCTGATCTTTCTGGTTGCGATGactccttttccctttccgGGAATAGAGATGATGGCGTATGGCAGATCGGGATGCTGAAACTCCTCCTGGGGTTTGAAATGTCTTCTCTCTAGCCAATGGTCCGCAGCTCTGTCgatggccaccaccaggccAGCAGCAGTTTCTGGAGTTGTCAGAAAGGAAACTCCAGCCCCTAGATTGTACGACGCGGACGAAAAGACGCAAAACTTCTCGCCTGGAATGTCGGAGAAGGACGTTGAGcagagaggttggtgggTCCACGGTAGATTGGGAATGTCAAAGGAATCCGATTCGTCATCCACTAAAAGAGGTGACTGCTTCGGTGCAGCAGATAATGGGGAGAGTAGAGGATTGGGACATGTCGTCTGAAGGGCAGACACATGGTTGATAGTCAGGAAGAAACAAGACCAAAGTATGGGTGAAAACTTGAAGGCCAGACGGTGTGTGGGTTCTGGGGGTCATGTCAGCGACCTGCCGACCTCATTGTCAAAAGATATACTTACTagtcatgatgatgagctttCCTTTCTTGGCTTGTCCCGCTGGTCGGTTCTATTCagatgagatggagaagataTCAAACTGTTTTACCCAGCATCTTGCTACGGTGTTCGCTTGGGCATAATCACTTGGCGACTGAGCACTGACAACGCCGAGAGTTTCGAGTTTTACCCTGTCCCAGATAGAATTCCCAGTAGGAATTCTGGAGGTCAAGGCGAATAGCCGCCAGTGGAAGATGCCCCGGTTAATATGGATATCGTGATATAGCCGACATCCAAGTCAATCCGAGTAAGTACACAGTCTGGCAGTGTCAAATGAAAAAAGTCAAAACAGTTGTATTCTCTATCGATGGTCATGCTCATGATGCAGAAatgctgatgctggtgatgctga from Podospora pseudoanserina strain CBS 124.78 chromosome 2, whole genome shotgun sequence includes the following:
- a CDS encoding hypothetical protein (COG:B; EggNog:ENOG503P206), which translates into the protein MTKPTHRLAFKFSPILWSCFFLTINHVSALQTTCPNPLLSPLSAAPKQSPLLVDDESDSFDIPNLPWTHQPLCSTSFSDIPGEKFCVFSSASYNLGAGVSFLTTPETAAGLVVAIDRAADHWLERRHFKPQEEFQHPDLPYAIISIPGKGKGVIATRKISRFETIMRAFPAVIADNAFFPGEEEGEAGVKFKVTEGGTRKATPAGESVRARGFVKGRKYYQRALEQLGDKQRVLNLARSRKGEMHVLEDVIRTNAFGMTVNGRDCKGLYPEIARMNHACDPNAFPRFTSNDLVMSAVATRDIMPGEEITISYIPLGMPTSYRAKSLGNWHFNCTCALCTAPTEARDASDSRRERLMELFYAMQDSETQYDALVDWTREFIELAQVERLITKIGEYYQVFMKLYYDKGDPESAKKYGEAALYFAEIFSDPEGGFCTSLREDLQVVEKVLAESKAKSG